The Cellulophaga sp. L1A9 genome window below encodes:
- a CDS encoding urocanate hydratase has product MTFKEQILQGLPNELPAKKEYNSALSHAPKRKDILSSEEKQLAIKNALRYFPKAWHGELAQEFAFELSTYGRIYMHRFKPEYTMYARPINEYPYTSTQAAGIMLMIQNNLDPSVAQHPEELITYGGNGAVFQNWAQYMLTMQYLATMNNEQTLHMYSGHPMGLFPSSTEAPRVVATNGMMVPNYSKPDDWEKYNALGVTQYGQMTAGSYMYIGPQGIVHGTTITVMNAFRKVLKADENPAGKIFLTAGLGGMSGAQPKAGTIAGCITICAEVNATAAKKRHEQGWVDVLVTNLDDLVARTKKAKEEKEVVSIAFIGNIVAVWERFYDENIFIHLGSDQTSLHNPWAGGYYPVDISFEEVNELMVVNPKLFKEKVQESLRRQIDAINKHTAKGTYFFDYGNAFLLEASRAGAAVMAKNGIDFRYPSYVQDILGPMCFDYGFGPFRWVCTSGNPIDLQKTDAIAQRVLEGIKNTAPAEIQQQLQDNITWIKEANSNNLVVGSQARILYADAEGRSKIADAFNTAISSGEISAPIVLGRDHHDVSGTDSPFRETSNIYDGSKFTADMAIQNVIGDSFRGATWVSIHNGGGVGWGEVINGGFGMVIDGSKEAAKRLKSMLFYDVTNGIARRGWARNTEALFAIQREMDRNPELRVTLPNLVDDNLLKNLF; this is encoded by the coding sequence ATGACATTTAAAGAACAAATTCTTCAAGGCCTTCCGAATGAATTACCTGCTAAGAAAGAATATAATTCAGCCCTTAGTCACGCTCCAAAAAGAAAAGATATTCTTTCTTCTGAAGAGAAGCAATTAGCCATAAAAAATGCTTTACGTTATTTTCCAAAAGCTTGGCATGGAGAATTGGCCCAAGAGTTTGCCTTTGAATTGTCTACATACGGAAGAATCTACATGCATAGATTCAAACCCGAATATACCATGTATGCTCGACCCATTAATGAATATCCCTATACCTCAACACAAGCTGCAGGAATCATGTTAATGATTCAAAACAATTTAGATCCTTCAGTAGCGCAACATCCCGAAGAACTAATTACCTACGGTGGCAATGGCGCGGTTTTTCAAAACTGGGCACAATACATGTTAACCATGCAGTATTTGGCTACCATGAATAATGAACAAACCCTTCATATGTATTCTGGTCACCCGATGGGGCTCTTCCCATCTTCCACAGAGGCACCCAGAGTTGTAGCCACCAATGGCATGATGGTTCCTAATTATTCCAAACCCGATGATTGGGAAAAATACAATGCCTTAGGCGTTACACAATATGGTCAAATGACTGCAGGCTCTTATATGTATATTGGACCACAAGGAATTGTTCACGGAACCACCATTACTGTGATGAATGCTTTTAGAAAAGTATTGAAGGCTGATGAAAATCCGGCTGGGAAAATATTTTTAACGGCAGGATTAGGCGGCATGAGTGGCGCACAACCAAAAGCAGGAACCATTGCTGGTTGCATTACCATCTGCGCCGAAGTAAATGCTACTGCCGCAAAAAAGAGACATGAACAAGGCTGGGTAGATGTTCTCGTAACTAATTTGGATGATTTGGTGGCCAGGACTAAAAAAGCAAAAGAAGAAAAAGAAGTGGTTTCCATTGCATTTATAGGAAATATTGTTGCTGTTTGGGAACGATTTTATGACGAAAATATATTTATCCATCTAGGATCTGATCAAACTTCATTGCATAATCCTTGGGCAGGCGGGTATTATCCAGTTGATATTTCTTTTGAAGAGGTTAATGAACTTATGGTTGTTAATCCTAAGCTTTTTAAAGAAAAGGTTCAAGAATCATTGCGAAGACAAATTGATGCTATTAATAAACACACCGCAAAAGGAACCTATTTTTTTGATTACGGCAATGCTTTTCTACTGGAAGCTTCTAGAGCTGGAGCAGCTGTTATGGCCAAAAACGGAATCGATTTTAGGTATCCGTCTTATGTGCAAGATATTTTAGGACCCATGTGTTTTGATTATGGTTTTGGGCCTTTTAGATGGGTCTGTACCTCTGGTAATCCAATCGATTTACAAAAAACAGATGCCATAGCTCAGCGGGTTTTAGAAGGAATCAAGAACACAGCTCCCGCGGAAATTCAACAACAATTACAAGACAATATTACATGGATCAAAGAGGCTAACAGCAATAATCTTGTGGTAGGTTCACAAGCTAGAATTTTATATGCAGATGCGGAGGGGAGATCAAAAATTGCGGATGCTTTTAATACCGCTATTTCATCTGGAGAAATTTCCGCCCCTATTGTTTTAGGAAGAGACCATCATGATGTGAGTGGTACAGATTCTCCTTTTAGAGAAACCAGTAATATTTATGACGGCAGCAAATTCACAGCAGATATGGCCATACAGAATGTTATTGGTGATAGTTTTAGAGGTGCTACTTGGGTTTCTATTCATAACGGCGGTGGTGTCGGTTGGGGCGAAGTTATCAATGGAGGATTCGGAATGGTTATAGACGGCTCTAAGGAAGCTGCCAAGCGCTTAAAAAGCATGCTTTTCTATGATGTTACTAACGGCATTGCCAGAAGAGGTTGGGCTAGAAACACTGAAGCCTTGTTTGCCATTCAACGAGAAATGGATAGAAATCCTGAATTAAGAGTCACATTGCCTAACTTAGTAGATGATAACCTACTTAAGAATTTATTTTAA
- the hutH gene encoding histidine ammonia-lyase, whose protein sequence is MIPKEIFKLGEDWLTASITLSIAKGETPIELSTNAREKINASAQIVANIVAKGKAVYGINTGFGPLCTTKISKEETKILQSNILKSHGVGVGEPIATEIAKLMLILKAQSLAKGYSGISETTLDRILWHIEHNAIPVVPSQGSVGASGDLAPLSHLFLPLIGLGKVNYKGTVMETSVLFKQTGLSSVTLGPKEGLALINGTQFIAAHAVKVVEKLHSCLSQADIIGAMMIEGLQGSVKPFFNELHALRPYKGNIHVAKRIKRLLKGSEIMEDHIDCDRVQDPYSLRCMPQVHGASRNAWLHLKELVEVELNSVTDNPIIIDEELTISGGNFHGQPLAMALDYACLAASELGNISDRRIYLALEGNSPGVPKLLMKETGINSGYMILQYTTAALASENKGLCFPSSADSIPTSLGQEDHVSMGSIGGRKALQVLENVEKILAIELLTAAQAFEFRKPMKSGVFLEAIHTAIREKVAFADKDRVFSDDIEKGIEMIKDQTIIHVIEKISKKEGISLKTKFTHEFEVY, encoded by the coding sequence ATGATACCTAAAGAGATTTTTAAACTTGGCGAAGACTGGCTTACTGCAAGCATCACACTTTCTATTGCAAAAGGAGAAACCCCTATTGAACTCTCTACAAATGCAAGAGAAAAAATAAATGCAAGTGCTCAAATCGTAGCCAATATTGTAGCAAAGGGCAAAGCAGTATATGGCATAAATACAGGATTTGGGCCTCTTTGTACCACCAAAATCTCTAAAGAAGAAACGAAAATATTACAATCCAACATTCTTAAAAGTCATGGTGTAGGTGTTGGTGAGCCTATTGCTACTGAAATTGCAAAGTTGATGTTGATTTTAAAAGCACAGTCTTTAGCTAAAGGGTATTCTGGTATTTCAGAAACTACCTTAGACCGAATCCTTTGGCATATAGAACATAACGCCATTCCTGTTGTGCCATCACAAGGATCTGTTGGCGCCTCGGGAGATTTAGCACCCTTATCTCATTTGTTCCTGCCATTGATTGGTTTAGGAAAAGTAAACTATAAGGGTACGGTTATGGAAACTTCTGTTCTTTTTAAGCAAACGGGTCTGTCTTCCGTAACATTAGGACCAAAAGAAGGTTTAGCGCTTATTAATGGAACACAGTTTATTGCTGCACATGCGGTTAAGGTGGTTGAGAAGTTACACAGTTGTCTATCTCAAGCAGATATTATTGGCGCTATGATGATTGAAGGTTTGCAAGGTTCTGTGAAACCTTTTTTTAATGAATTACATGCCTTACGCCCCTATAAAGGAAACATTCACGTGGCAAAACGTATTAAACGATTATTAAAGGGCTCAGAGATTATGGAGGATCATATTGATTGTGATCGGGTTCAAGATCCTTATTCTTTACGTTGTATGCCTCAGGTACATGGCGCTTCAAGAAATGCTTGGTTGCATTTAAAAGAATTAGTAGAAGTTGAATTAAATTCTGTGACGGATAACCCTATAATTATAGATGAAGAATTGACCATTAGCGGAGGTAATTTTCACGGACAACCTTTGGCTATGGCCTTAGATTACGCATGTTTAGCAGCTTCTGAGCTAGGGAATATTTCTGATCGAAGAATTTATTTGGCCTTAGAAGGCAATAGTCCTGGTGTGCCTAAACTGTTAATGAAAGAAACAGGCATCAATTCTGGTTATATGATTTTACAGTATACCACTGCAGCTTTAGCCAGTGAGAATAAAGGTTTATGTTTTCCTTCTAGTGCAGATAGTATCCCTACGTCATTAGGACAAGAAGATCATGTAAGCATGGGATCTATTGGCGGTAGAAAAGCATTGCAAGTTCTTGAAAATGTAGAAAAAATATTGGCGATAGAATTATTAACTGCCGCACAAGCTTTTGAATTTAGAAAACCGATGAAATCAGGGGTCTTTTTAGAGGCAATACATACAGCTATTCGTGAAAAAGTAGCTTTTGCAGATAAGGATCGTGTTTTTTCTGATGATATAGAAAAGGGAATTGAAATGATTAAAGACCAAACCATCATTCATGTGATTGAAAAAATTAGCAAGAAAGAAGGGATCTCTCTAAAAACAAAATTCACGCATGAATTTGAAGTATATTAA
- a CDS encoding LysR family transcriptional regulator: MGYQLELRHFHYFLAVADELHYRKAAEKLCISQPGLSRQIKQMEEILETPLFIRNKKKVSLTPAGDYLKAEVEFIVNHLEVTKKQLKLISDGDFGEIRIGFLGSAMQTVVPDLLIKLRDSFPQIKTTLEELSNTAQVNAILKDTLDIGFVRLARVPDGLGIETVMQDTFSLVLPKEHPINSDNFKKMNQFADEEFILFSQDYSALYFDTVMSICEDAGFTPSVSHKSVHAQTIFKLVENNLGIAIVPTSLQYGFDMGVKFIELKKIKQRAELSVIWKKDNRNPTLKHCLNVVLHKKS; the protein is encoded by the coding sequence ATGGGTTATCAACTAGAGTTGCGTCATTTTCACTATTTCTTGGCAGTGGCCGATGAATTACATTATAGAAAAGCTGCAGAAAAGCTGTGTATTTCTCAACCTGGATTAAGCAGGCAAATTAAACAGATGGAAGAAATTTTAGAGACTCCCTTGTTTATTAGGAACAAGAAAAAAGTAAGCCTGACTCCCGCAGGAGACTATTTAAAAGCAGAAGTAGAGTTTATTGTAAACCATCTAGAAGTTACTAAAAAGCAATTAAAATTGATATCGGATGGCGATTTTGGAGAGATTCGGATTGGATTTCTAGGGTCGGCCATGCAAACCGTAGTTCCAGATTTGTTGATTAAGTTACGCGACAGTTTCCCGCAGATAAAGACCACGCTAGAAGAACTTTCAAATACGGCTCAAGTAAATGCCATTTTAAAGGATACTTTAGATATTGGTTTTGTAAGATTGGCGAGAGTGCCAGACGGTTTAGGTATTGAAACAGTTATGCAAGACACTTTTTCTCTCGTGCTTCCTAAAGAGCATCCTATTAATTCGGATAATTTTAAAAAGATGAATCAGTTTGCTGATGAAGAGTTTATACTGTTTTCACAGGATTATAGCGCCTTGTATTTTGATACCGTCATGAGTATTTGTGAAGATGCTGGTTTTACGCCTAGCGTTTCTCACAAATCGGTACATGCACAAACCATTTTTAAATTGGTGGAGAATAACTTGGGTATTGCTATTGTACCTACATCACTTCAATATGGTTTTGATATGGGGGTGAAATTTATCGAATTAAAAAAAATAAAGCAACGTGCTGAGCTGTCTGTTATTTGGAAAAAAGACAACCGAAATCCTACTCTTAAACATTGTTTAAATGTAGTGTTGCATAAAAAATCTTAA
- the hutI gene encoding imidazolonepropionase — MKKLKLIGPFKQLVTMTGLPLKGALSDAQLTIVDDAGMLIEDGKILAIGLFKNMVVDADNATTEITTLQGDHVCLPGFIDAHTHICFGGSRAKDYAMRNAGKTYLEIAKAGGGIWDTVTQTRKASTEELIKKTIKRTKQHLKNGVTTLEVKSGYGLSVSEELNMLRAIKTSNAQTPLDLIPTCLAAHMKPKDFLGTNTAYLEEISSTLFPILKEENLSHRIDAFIEESAFSKEEIRPYFKKAKEMDFDITVHADQFSTDGSAVAVEFGAISADHLEASTDKEIELLSKSNVIATALPGASIGLGCAFTPARKLLDAGCSVAIASDHNPGSAPMGDLLTQAAILQTFEKLSNAEVLAGITYRAAAALNLTDRGQIKEGLMADFVLFHTNDYNEILYNQGSFKPCMVFKNGALIFDKHKTH; from the coding sequence ATGAAAAAATTGAAACTTATAGGTCCCTTTAAGCAGTTGGTAACCATGACTGGCTTACCGCTAAAAGGCGCTTTGTCTGATGCGCAACTTACCATCGTTGATGATGCAGGAATGCTTATAGAAGATGGGAAAATACTGGCCATAGGATTGTTTAAAAATATGGTAGTAGACGCTGATAATGCAACCACAGAAATTACAACCCTGCAAGGAGATCATGTGTGCTTACCTGGTTTTATAGATGCCCATACACATATTTGTTTTGGTGGTTCTAGAGCTAAAGATTATGCCATGCGTAATGCAGGTAAGACCTATTTAGAAATTGCTAAAGCCGGCGGTGGCATATGGGACACTGTAACACAAACCCGTAAGGCATCTACCGAGGAATTGATTAAAAAAACCATCAAAAGAACCAAACAACATTTAAAAAATGGGGTTACAACGCTAGAAGTAAAAAGTGGCTATGGCTTATCTGTTTCCGAAGAATTAAACATGCTCCGTGCTATTAAAACTTCGAATGCACAAACTCCACTAGATCTTATACCTACTTGCTTGGCGGCACATATGAAACCTAAAGATTTCTTGGGGACAAATACAGCATATCTAGAAGAAATAAGCAGCACCCTTTTCCCCATTTTAAAAGAAGAAAATTTAAGCCATAGAATAGATGCTTTTATAGAAGAAAGTGCTTTTTCTAAAGAAGAGATTAGGCCCTACTTTAAAAAAGCTAAAGAGATGGACTTTGATATTACCGTACACGCAGATCAATTTTCTACGGATGGTAGTGCTGTTGCGGTAGAGTTTGGGGCAATTAGTGCCGATCATTTGGAAGCTTCTACTGATAAAGAAATAGAACTACTTTCAAAAAGCAATGTAATTGCCACTGCCCTACCCGGAGCTTCTATAGGTTTAGGCTGTGCTTTTACACCTGCTCGAAAATTATTGGACGCAGGTTGTTCCGTTGCCATTGCTAGTGATCACAATCCTGGTTCCGCTCCTATGGGCGATTTGCTAACCCAAGCTGCAATTCTTCAAACGTTTGAAAAATTGAGTAATGCCGAAGTATTAGCAGGAATCACTTATCGTGCAGCAGCTGCCTTAAACCTAACAGACCGAGGGCAAATAAAAGAAGGCCTTATGGCCGATTTTGTATTGTTTCATACTAATGATTACAATGAAATTTTATACAACCAAGGTTCTTTTAAACCTTGTATGGTTTTTAAAAATGGTGCCTTAATATTCGATAAACACAAAACACATTAA